A genomic window from Oryctolagus cuniculus chromosome 12, mOryCun1.1, whole genome shotgun sequence includes:
- the TMED3 gene encoding transmembrane emp24 domain-containing protein 3, translated as MGRAAPRAASALLPLVLLLLLRAERPRAAELTFELPDNAKQCFHEDVEQGVKFSLDYQVIAGGHYDVDCHVEDPLGNTIYRETKKQYDSFTHQAEVKGVYQFCFSNEFSTFSHKTVYFDFQVGDEPPILPDMGNKVTALTQMESACVTIHEALKTVIDSQTHYRLREAQDRARAEDLNSRVSYWSVGETIALFVVSLSQVLLLKSFFTERRPLNRAVHS; from the exons ATGGGCCGCGCGGCCCCGCGCGCCGCCTCCGCGCTGCTCCCgctggtgctgctgctcctgctgcgcGCCGAGCGGCCGCGCGCCGCCGAGCTCACCTTCGAGCTGCCGGACAACGCCAAGCAGTGCTTCCACGAGGACGTGGAGCAGGGCGTGAAGTTCTCGCTGGATTACCAG GTCATCGCCGGAGGCCACTACGACGTGGACTGCCACGTGGAGGACCCCCTGGGGAACACCATCTAcagggagaccaagaagcagtACGACAGCTTCACGCACCAGGCCGAGGTCAAGGGCGTCTATCAGTTTTGCTTCAGCAATGAGTTCTCCACCTTTTCTCACAAGACCGTCTACTTCGACTTCCAAGTGGGCGACGAGCCCCCCATCCTCCCAGACATGGGGAACAAGGTCACAGCTCTCACCCAG ATGGAGTCCGCCTGCGTGACCATCCACGAGGCCCTGAAGACGGTGATCGACTCACAGACCCACTACCGGCTCCGCGAGGCCCAGGACCGGGCCCGAGCCGAGGACCTCAACAGCCGCGTCTCCTACTGGTCCGTGGGCGAGACCATCGCCCTGTTCGTGGTCAGCCTCAGCCAGGTGCTGCTACTGAAGAGCTTCTTCACCGAGCGGCGCCCCCTCAACAGGGCCGTGCACTCCTAG
- the ANKRD34C gene encoding ankyrin repeat domain-containing protein 34C: protein MMEDDTELRTDGNSLLKAVWLGRLRLTRLLLEGGAYINESNDKGETALMVACITQHVDQQSISKPKMVKYLLDNRADPNIQDKSGKTALIHACIRRAGGDVVSLLLESGADPSLEDQTGASALVYAINADDKDALKPLLAACKAKGKEVIIITTDKSSSGTKTTKQYLNVPPSPKVEGRQSPPLCASPSDVQVTAPSLGSPPREKEDDFFSLQTGHSSGYSASKALHEPGSPTRRVGGLKRARLPQLKRLQSEPWGLVAPSVLAASARQDEARGSGTDSEVLKGIGDASLVKRGPLSRTSSTDGKDPTLFPTVTEQVLKIPGSSAPAAWKATYEKGQAPHPRLARRGTLPADQEKGGAGPAGPSALKEPASLKWLESDLYSLDFQSGAESPSSSSVSLEPGKGPLDRRKVNSSHLSLFHGSRESLDAVPSTSPSSARRRPPHLLERRGSGTLLLDRIAHTRPGFLPPLNVNLNPPIPDIRSGGKAASPLASGLKSMVPVAPSSPKRVDLRSTKKLLRRHSMQIEQMKQLSGFEEITT from the coding sequence ATGATGGAGGATGACACGGAACTGAGGACGGATGGCAACTCCCTTTTGAAGGCCGTGTGGCTGGGGAGGCTCCGGCTCACCAGACTCCTCCTGGAAGGGGGCGCTTACATCAACGAGAGCAACGACAAAGGGGAGACGGCGCTCATGGTGGCGTGCATCACCCAGCACGTGGACCAGCAAAGCATCAGCAAGCCCAAGATGGTGAAGTACCTGCTGGACAACAGGGCAGACCCCAACATCCAGGACAAGTCCGGCAAGACGGCGCTCATCCATGCCTGCATTAGAAGAGCGGGCGGGGACGTGGTCTCCCTACTGCTGGAGAGTGGAGCCGACCCCAGCCTGGAGGACCAGACTGGGGCTTCGGCTCTGGTCTACGCCATAAATGCGGATGACAAAGACGCACTGAAGCCCCTCcttgctgcctgcaaagccaaagGCAAGGAGGTGATTATCATAACAACCGATAAGTCCTCCTCGGGCACCAAAACCACCAAGCAGTACCTCaacgtccctccctcccccaaagtGGAAGGCAGGCAGTCGCCACCCCTGTGTGCGTCCCCCTCGGATGTCCAAGTGACAGCTCCAAGCCTGGGCTCTCCGCCCAGGGAGAAGGAAGATGACTTCTTCAGCCTCCAGACAGGGCACTCAAGTGGCTACAGCGCCTCCAAGGCCCTCCACGAGCCTGGGTCGCCCACCAGGAGGGTGGGCGGTCTCAAGAGGGCCCGTTTGCCACAGCTGAAGAGGTTGCAGTCTGAGCCGTGGGGCCTGGTGGCGCCATCCGTGCTGGCAGCGTCCGCTCGGCAGGACGAGGCCCGCGGCTCTGGCACGGACAGTGAGGTCCTCAAGGGCATCGGCGACGCATCCCTTGTTAAACGGGGGCCCTTGTCCAGGACCAGCAGCACGGACGGCAAGGACCCCACGCTCTTCCCCACGGTCACGGAGCAGGTGCTGAAGATCCCGGGTTCTTCAGCACCGGCGGCCTGGAAAGCGACCTATGAGAAGGGTCAGGCCCCCCACCCGCGTCTGGCCAGGAGGGGAACCCTCCCTGCTGACCAAGAGAAGGGGGGTGCCGGCCCAGCCGGGCCCTCAGCTCTCAAAGAGCCAGCCTCCCTCAAGTGGCTGGAAAGTGACCTCTACAGCCTGGATTTTCAATCAGGGGCAGAgtcgcccagctccagctccgtcTCCCTTGAGCCAGGCAAAGGACCCTTAGACAGGAGGAAGGTCAACAGCTCCCACTTGTCCCTGTTCCACGGCTCCCGGGAGTCCCTGGACGCCGTCCCCAGCACATCTCCCAGCTCCGCGCGCCGCAGGCCCCCGCACCTGCTGGAAAGACGAGGCTCTGGGACCCTGTTGCTGGACCGCATCGCTCACACCAGGCCCGGCTTTCTACCCCCTCTGAACGTGAACCTGAACCCTCCCATCCCAGACATTAGATCTGGCGGCAAAGCTGCTTCCCCACTTGCCAGTGGGTTGAAGTCCATGGTCCCTGTTGCTCCAAGTTCGCCCAAGAGAGTCGACTTGAGAAGTACAAAGAAGTTGCTTAGGAGGCACTCGATGCAGATCGAGCAGATGAAGCAGCTCTCGGGCTTCGAAGAGATCACGACCTAG